Proteins encoded in a region of the Saccharothrix ecbatanensis genome:
- a CDS encoding toxin-antitoxin system YwqK family antitoxin produces MRVDADDVEDDGGLVFYQGEPFTGEVVEQGPDGSLATLYTYDTGAEDGPYREWYPDDRPYKEGTMRMGLPVGLHRRWHPNGVVAEETLFGDHADHLGHRKWDENGNLLVDTMPPTP; encoded by the coding sequence ATGCGAGTTGATGCCGACGACGTCGAGGACGACGGCGGCCTGGTGTTCTACCAGGGCGAGCCGTTCACCGGCGAGGTGGTCGAGCAGGGCCCGGACGGCAGCCTGGCGACCCTGTACACCTACGACACCGGCGCCGAGGACGGCCCGTACCGCGAGTGGTACCCCGACGACCGGCCGTACAAGGAGGGCACTATGCGCATGGGCCTTCCCGTCGGCCTGCACCGCAGGTGGCACCCGAACGGCGTGGTCGCCGAGGAGACCCTGTTCGGCGACCACGCCGACCACCTGGGCCACCGCAAGTGGGACGAGAACGGGAACCTCCTGGTGGACACCATGCCGCCCACGCCGTGA
- a CDS encoding immunity 49 family protein: MSRHEMFPAFSAGQLEKLKQLVEGDVAAVATRTPALNSLLSNALRHLGHQCAVDPKGSNGGTWDSLLFATRVGSAIFTVATAEPGTTVELDLGDRSVQATATGPEYFASATTWLTATWLAYAARDEATIQQLAAVPVDVLRAADDSEPEYAFAMVDMLGRFARQEPGVAEALNAALRATDPAGLHPLRRDYVLKIVVPLLDVFHHLGDEFNRALAEALELHKEYWTRTDDDADSPFGFIALGPLALASFAHDTGTPVAVRSDYLPSRVVDGTRVRERGLATP, translated from the coding sequence GTGAGCCGGCATGAGATGTTCCCGGCTTTCTCCGCAGGGCAGTTGGAGAAGCTGAAGCAGCTCGTCGAAGGCGACGTCGCGGCGGTCGCGACCCGCACGCCGGCGCTGAACAGCCTGCTGTCGAACGCCTTGCGCCACCTCGGCCACCAGTGCGCGGTCGACCCCAAGGGCAGCAACGGCGGCACGTGGGACAGCCTGCTGTTCGCCACGCGAGTGGGTTCGGCCATCTTCACGGTGGCCACCGCCGAACCGGGCACGACTGTCGAGCTCGACCTGGGCGACCGGTCGGTCCAGGCCACCGCGACCGGACCGGAGTACTTCGCGTCCGCGACCACCTGGCTCACCGCGACGTGGCTGGCCTACGCGGCCCGTGACGAGGCGACGATCCAGCAGCTGGCGGCGGTCCCGGTGGACGTGCTGCGCGCGGCGGACGACTCGGAGCCCGAGTACGCGTTCGCGATGGTCGACATGCTCGGCCGCTTCGCCCGCCAGGAGCCGGGCGTCGCCGAAGCGCTCAACGCCGCCCTGCGCGCGACCGACCCGGCGGGCCTGCACCCGCTCCGGCGCGACTACGTGCTCAAGATCGTGGTGCCGCTGCTCGACGTCTTCCACCACCTGGGCGACGAATTCAACCGGGCGCTGGCGGAGGCGCTGGAGCTGCACAAGGAGTACTGGACCCGTACCGACGACGACGCCGACTCCCCGTTCGGCTTCATCGCCCTCGGCCCGCTGGCGTTGGCGTCCTTCGCGCACGACACCGGGACTCCGGTCGCGGTGCGGTCCGACTACCTGCCGTCGCGCGTGGTGGACGGCACCCGGGTCCGGGAACGCGGCCTGGCAACGCCGTGA